Proteins encoded within one genomic window of Etheostoma spectabile isolate EspeVRDwgs_2016 unplaced genomic scaffold, UIUC_Espe_1.0 scaffold00002619, whole genome shotgun sequence:
- the LOC116676024 gene encoding uncharacterized protein LOC116676024, which yields MMGRVVWILLVLLTIACVTPQDASIQQASPTVGHHKDPCHGGSKDTWGHTADVLWFCYNGSIDATFFVPASALTKQYGGWIGSASTWQGYPWYIEARPSPDYGGSTWGHVVATTEKHWSKNSFGFYKSDVKQMYSNLTYTNGKFSFHLNTTRKDFTPNQGQNCTQHQICAFANGFDPCWQYAFCRIAPKINASTPIQPGVVVPAPVDSQAKEVLIVGKFQPIFHHPLGLDPDANTWYKSLLVILQAGQINESCYACTFFPQSISESMFVRPQPLSEREVQCMMCSLRNITKPRNSNDQLYSNWWRTNATQCDNCTQFDNLPIRANLSTGYKKDEALTRPLMVIPSDQIETTYPRDPDSPDGNYDSTREIHKRPWDDNSDSDDTSVAPQTQSTAIAPPLLLYVDCGCCISEGSSKLQTRFGEWPDLHIRLDIWYFMQRLAVGCTTDAHSLYPTFMSCLSAAYLGGMQETSLCCGGQRLRQEGVPAMTDHVVDAKISKKELSQYCLRRTRGKEATICRNWEGQTGGTSWGWHCWTRCAWSTSGVCSNNTSSASRTCLVCSFIQRRALSRRGVLS from the exons ATGATGGGGAGGGTAGTTTGGATATTATTGGTACTGTTAACAATTGCATGTGTTACACCACAGGATGCCTCCATACAGCAGGCATCTCCAACCGTTGGACACCACAAGGACCCTTGTCATGGCGGGTCTAAAGATACATGGGGACACACAGCTGACGTCTTATGGTTTTGTTATAATGGCTCAATAGACGCAACATTCTTTGTTCCTGCTAGCGCCCTTACTAAACAATATGGTGGGTGGATTGGGAGTGCCTCGACCTGGCAGGGGTATCCATGGTACATAGAAGCTAGGCCTAGCCCTGATTATGGGGGTTCAACCTGGGGCCACGTGGTAGCAACCACCGAAAAACATTGGTCAAAAAACTCATTTGGTTTTTACAAATCTGACGTAAAACAGATGTATTCTAATCTCACGTACACAAATGGAAAGTTCTCTTTCCATCTAAACACCACGAGAAAAGACTTTACCCCCAATCAGGGTCAAAATTGTACCCAACATCAAATCTGCGCTTTTGCAAACGGTTTTGATCCATGTTGGCAATATGCCTTTTGTCGCATAGCCCCTAAAATCAATGCATCCACCCCAATCCAGCCAGGGGTAGTCGTACCGGCTCCCGTGGACTCACAGGCAAAAGAAGTGCTGATCGTAGGAAAATTCCAGCCCATCTTCCACCATCCATTAGGATTAGATCCAGATGCAAATACATGGTATAAGTCGCTACTAGTTATACTTCAGGCAGGACAAATTAATGAATCTTGTTACGCGTGTACATTCTTCCCACAAAGTATAAGTGAATCAATGTTTGTCAGACCACAACCGTTATCAGAACGTGAAGTGCAATGTATGATGTGTAGCCTGAGAAACATTACTAAGCCACGAAATAGCAATGACCAATTATATTCCAATTGGTGGAGAACAAACGCCACACAGTGTGACAACTGCACTCAGTTTGACAATTTACCCATAAGGGCAAATTTGTCAACAGGGTATAAAAAAGATGAGGCCCTGACCAGGCCCCTTATGGTAATCCCCTCAGACCAAATTGAGACCACCTATCCC AGAGACCCTGACAGCCCTGACGGAAATTACGATAGCACCAGAGAGATCCACAAGAGACCATGGGACGACAACAGCGACAGTGACGACACATCTGT agctccacagactcagTCCACAG CTATTGCACccccactgctgctgtatgtggactgtggctgctgcatcagtGAGGGGTCCAGCAAGCTGCAGACAAGGTTTGGGGAGTGGCCAGACCTCCACATACGGCTGGACATCTGGTACTTCATGCAAAGGCTGGCGGTCGGGTGTACCACTGACGCTCATTCCCTCTACCCCACCTTCATGAGCTGTCTCTCTGCTGCATATTTGGGTGGGATGCAGGAGACCTCTCTCTGTTGTGGCGGGCAAAGACTCAGGCAGGAGGGTGTGCCAGCCATGACTGATCATGTGGTGGATGCAAAGATCAGTAAGAAGGAGCTGAGTCAGTACTGTCTCAGGAGGACACGCGGTAAGGAGGCCACCATCTGCAGGAACTGGGAGGGGCAAACAGGAGGGACCTCATGGGGTTGGcactgctggaccaggtgcgcatggagcacaTCTGGCGTGTGCAGCAACAACACGTCAAGTGCAtccaggacctgcctggtgtgcagcttCATACAGAGACGAGCactatcaagaaggggggtgttgtcctga